One Ilumatobacter coccineus YM16-304 genomic window, GTTACCTGACGCTCGCCATCGGTTGCACGGGTGGTCGTCACCGTTCGGTGGCCATCGCAGAGGAGATGGCCTCGCGGCTCCGGGCGCGTGGCGCTGCCGTTCGCGCCACCCACCGCGACGTGGCCCGGTAGCGGGCGCTACAGTCGAGAGCGAGCCGGCATCGGCGCCGCTCGCACTTTCATCCAGCGGCGGGCTCCCCGCCATCGACACCTGGACACGTCCAGGCCCACCCCAGAAGGAACCCCCACATGACAGTTCGCGTCGGCATCAATGGCTTCGGCCGCATCGGCCGCAACTTCTTCCGCGCTGCCAAGGCGCAGGGAGCCGACATCGACTTCGTCGCAGTGAACGACCTCGGTTCGCTCGACCAGATGGCTCACCTGCTGCAGTACGACTCGGTGCTCGGTCGTTTCCCCGACACCGTCAAGGTCGTCAAGGGCGGCATCAAGGTCGGCGACGACACGCTCAAGGTGCTCAGCGAGCGCAACCCCGGCGATCTCCCGTGGGGCGATCTCGGCGTCGACGTGGTCGTCGAGTCGACCGGCTTCTTCAACTCGCGTGACGCAGCGAGCGCACACCTCGACGCCGGGGCTCCGCTGGTGATCGTGTCGGCGCCGTGCTCCGAAGCCGACGCCACGTTCGTCTACGGCGTGAACCACAAGGACTTCCGCATCACGAAGCACAAGGTCATCTCCAATGCGAGCTGCACGACCAACTGCATCGTTCCGCTCGTGAAGGTGCTCGACGACAACTTCGGCGTCGTCGAAGGTCTCATGACCACCATCCACGCCTACACCGGTGACCAGGCCCTCGTCGACGGCCCGCACAAGGATCTCCGCCGTGCACGCGCCGCAGCGATCAACATCATTCCCACCTCGACCGGCGCCGCACGTGCGACCTCGCTGGTGATGGAATCGATGAAGGGCAAGCTCGACGGCGGCGCACTGCGCGTGCCGGTCCCGACGGGCTCGCTCACCGACTTCACGGCCAACCTGAAGAAGAAGGCGACCGTCGAAGAGATCAACGCCGCCTTCGCGAAGGCCGCCAAGTCGGGCGCACTCAAGGACGTGCTCAGCTACACCGACGCACCGATCGTGTCGAGCGACATCGTCACCGACCCGTCGAGCTGCACCTTCGACGCCGGCATGACCCAGGCCCAGGGCAAGATGGTCAAGGTCAACGGCTGGTACGACAACGAGTGGGGCTACTCGAACCGCCTCGTCGACATGGCGCTCTTCACCGGCGCCAAGGTCAAGCGCTGAAGCGGAACTGATCACCATGTCTGAGATCCCCCGCCTGGAGGATCTGGAAGCCCGAGTCGGTGATCTGTCGGGCAAGCGCGTGCTCGTGCGAACCGACTTCAACGTGCCCCTCGACGACGAGGGAAACATCACCGACGACTTCCGGATCCGTGCTGCACTGCCGACGATCGAATGGCTCACCGAACGCGGCGCGAACGTCGTCACGGCGAGCCACCTCGGTCGACCGAAGGGTGAGCCCGACCCGAAGTACTCGATGGAGCCGGTGCGGGTTCGCCTCGCCGAGTTGGCGCCGGGCGTCGAACTGTTGGAGAACCTCCGGTTCAACGCGGGGGAGACCGCCAACGACCCGGCGTTCGTCGCCGAACTCGTCGACGGCATCGATGCCTACGTCAACGACGCGTTCGGTGCCTCGCACCGGTCGCACGCGTCGATCGTGGGGCCGCCGCAACACGTCCCGTCGGCGATGGGTCGGCTGTTGGAGAAGGAGGTCGACGTGCTGCTCGGCCTGCGCAACAAGCCGAAGCATCCGTTCGTGGCCGTGCTCGGCGGCGCCAAGATCTCCGACAAGCTCGGGGTGATCGAAGCGCTGCTCGAAACGGTCGACGCCATCGTCATCGGCGGGGCGATGTGCTTCACGTTCTTCGCCGCGCAGGGCAAGCCGATCGGTTCGTCGCTCCACGAGCCCGACATGATCGACACGTGTCGTGATCTGTTGGCGAAAGCCACCGAGATGGGCAAGACCATTCACCTGCCCGACGACATCACCGGCACCGACGCCAGTGGCAACTTCGCGCAGTTCGGGTCGCGTCTCGGCGAGGGCTCGATCGGCTACGACATCGGGCCCGGCTCTGCCGCCGCCTTCACCGACGTGATCATGGACGCACGCATGGTGTTCTGGAACGGCCCGATGGGCATGTTCGAAGACGAGCGGTTCGCTTCGGGTACGCGCACGGTCGCGCAGGCGATGGCCGACACCAAGGCGTTCACCGTCGTCGGCGGCGGCGACTCGGCGGCCGCGCTCGCACAGTTCAAGCTCGACGACGAGGTGAGTCACGTCTCCACCGGGGGAGGGGCCAGCCTCGAACTCCTCGAGAACGGCGATCTCCCCGGCCTCGCCGCCCTCCGCAAGAACTGACCCGTCATCCGGTGTCAGACACCAGATGACGTGCGAGAGGCCGATCGTACGGATTCAACCACGTACGCTCCGTGAGGCCGATCAAGAGCAGTCAACCGCCGACGGTCCGTGAGGCCGAACCAACTCGAAAGACCGAACCATCTCAGAACGCCCGGCACGGCCGCCGCCGGGAGCGCCAGCGACCAAGGCTGGCGTGAGGCCGATCAAGAGCAGTCAACCGCCGACGGTCCGTGAGGCCGAACCAACTCGAAAGGCCGAACGATCATGAAACGAACTCCGCTCATCTCCGGCAACTGGAAGATGAACCTCAACCACTTCGAAGCGATCCAGGTGGTGCAGAAGCTGCACTATCTCGTGCCCAAGGAGGTGTTCGACGACGTCGAGGTCTCGATCCATCCGCCGTTCACCGACATCCGGTCGGTGCAGACGCTGATCGAGAGCGAGGAACTCGACTTCTCGCTCGGCGCGCAGCACTGCCATTTCGAGGACTCGGGTGCGTTCACGGGTGAGGTGTCGCCGGCGTTCCTCGCGAAGCTCAACACCAAGTACGTCATCTGCGGGCACAGCGAACGTCGTGAGGTGTTCGGCGAGACCGACGAGATGGTCAACGCGAAGGTGCAGGCGATCCTCAAGCACGGCATGACGCCGATCATGTGCTGTGGTGAGACGCTCGACGAGCGTGAAGCCGACGAGACCGAGTCGAAGGTCCTCGGTCAGATCGAAGCCGGCCTCGCCGGCGTGACGAACGAACAGATCGCGTCGCTGGTGATCGCCTACGAACCGATCTGGGCGATCGGCACCGGTAAGACGGCGACGTCCGACGACGCACAGTCGGTGTGCGCGGCGATCCGCTCGAAGATCCGCGACATGGCCGACGACGCCACTGCCGACGCGGTCCGCATCCAGTACGGCGGATCGGTCAAGGGTGGAAACGCCGCCGAGCTCATGGGTCAGCCCGACATCGACGGCGCGCTCGTCGGTGGCGCGAGCCTCGATCCCGACGAGTTCGCACGGGTCATCCAGTTCGGCAGTTGAACGGTGTGACGCATGGCAGTTCGACTGCCGTATGCGTCGATGGTGGCGAAACCTGCTTGACAGTTCACACAGCTGACACAGATAGGTCTACCCCTCGGTAACAAACGCTGCTATGTTCGTGATCTCTGATTCACCGGGGAGGGTTTCAGAGCTCGGACCGACCAACTGGTCGTCAGCCGTGCGGTGTGGTCGAACGCCGTTGTCCATCCGGACGACGGGCGGTTCCTACGCCACCATCCATCCTCCCGTTCTGTAGTCCAATACAGGAGGACACATACGTGAACAACACCCGACGGAGTACCAAGCTCCTCGCGGTCGCCGCAACATCTGCTCTCGTCTTTGCCGCATGCGGCAGCGACGACGGCGATGACGACGCCGCACCGAGCGGCAGCGACGCCCCGACCGAAGAGCCCACGGAAGAGCCCACTGAGGAGCCGACCGAAGAGCCCACGGAAGAGCCGACCGAAGAACCGACTGAAGAGCCCACGGAAGAGCCGACCGAAGAGCCGGCCGAAGCGGGCGAAGGTGGAACCCTCATCTGGGCCCACGAGCAAGAGCCGGGCGACCTCCACCTCGACGATCCCGAGAACAACCTCTCGATCACGTCGTGGATCCGCAACCCGCTCATCGAAGGCCTCTGGGGCGTCTCGGGTTCGACCGAGTTCTACCCGGAACTGCTCGCCGACGACGGTGAACTGACCGAGAACGGTGACGGCACCGTCACCGGCAAGTTCGCGCTGCGCGAGGGCCTCATGTGGAGCGACGGCACGCCGTTGACCACCGCTGACCTCGAGTTCACCTTCGGGATCCGCGAAGCCGCCGATGGCGAAGATGAAGAGGGCAACCCCAACTACATCTACCTCCTCGGTGACCGCTCGGTCGACGACGCCGTCGACTCGATCACGGCCGACAGCGAGACCGAATTCACCATCGAATTCAACTCGTTCAACGCTGGCTACAAGCGCTTCCTCGAAGAGGTCTACCCGGCCCACGTGTTCTCCGAGGACCCGGCCGAAGCCGCAGAGCAGCTGAACACCGCGCTCCGCGATTGGACTCACGACGGCGAAGTTCTGCCGTCCTCCGGTCCGATGATCTTCGACTCGTGGAACAAGGGCGTCCAGATGAACCTGGTGCGCAACGACAACTACCACGGCTCCAACAGCCCCGACGCCAGCAACACCGGCGTCGCGAGCGTTGCCGGCGTCCAGATCAACTTCGTCACCGACACCGATGCGCAGATCAACGCGCTGCAGGCCGGCGAAGCTCAGATCGTCATGACGCAGCCGCAGTTGGCGTTCGAAAGCCTCGCCTCGAGCGACGAGTTCACGGTGGCTTCCTCCGCTGGACCGGTCTTCGAGCACTGGGGTCTCAACCTGAACAACGCTCACCTGGCAAAGCCTGAGGTCCGTGAGGCCCTCGCGTTCGCCATGGACAAGACCGAAGTGATGGC contains:
- the gap gene encoding type I glyceraldehyde-3-phosphate dehydrogenase, whose translation is MTVRVGINGFGRIGRNFFRAAKAQGADIDFVAVNDLGSLDQMAHLLQYDSVLGRFPDTVKVVKGGIKVGDDTLKVLSERNPGDLPWGDLGVDVVVESTGFFNSRDAASAHLDAGAPLVIVSAPCSEADATFVYGVNHKDFRITKHKVISNASCTTNCIVPLVKVLDDNFGVVEGLMTTIHAYTGDQALVDGPHKDLRRARAAAINIIPTSTGAARATSLVMESMKGKLDGGALRVPVPTGSLTDFTANLKKKATVEEINAAFAKAAKSGALKDVLSYTDAPIVSSDIVTDPSSCTFDAGMTQAQGKMVKVNGWYDNEWGYSNRLVDMALFTGAKVKR
- a CDS encoding phosphoglycerate kinase; this encodes MSEIPRLEDLEARVGDLSGKRVLVRTDFNVPLDDEGNITDDFRIRAALPTIEWLTERGANVVTASHLGRPKGEPDPKYSMEPVRVRLAELAPGVELLENLRFNAGETANDPAFVAELVDGIDAYVNDAFGASHRSHASIVGPPQHVPSAMGRLLEKEVDVLLGLRNKPKHPFVAVLGGAKISDKLGVIEALLETVDAIVIGGAMCFTFFAAQGKPIGSSLHEPDMIDTCRDLLAKATEMGKTIHLPDDITGTDASGNFAQFGSRLGEGSIGYDIGPGSAAAFTDVIMDARMVFWNGPMGMFEDERFASGTRTVAQAMADTKAFTVVGGGDSAAALAQFKLDDEVSHVSTGGGASLELLENGDLPGLAALRKN
- the tpiA gene encoding triose-phosphate isomerase, with product MMKRTPLISGNWKMNLNHFEAIQVVQKLHYLVPKEVFDDVEVSIHPPFTDIRSVQTLIESEELDFSLGAQHCHFEDSGAFTGEVSPAFLAKLNTKYVICGHSERREVFGETDEMVNAKVQAILKHGMTPIMCCGETLDEREADETESKVLGQIEAGLAGVTNEQIASLVIAYEPIWAIGTGKTATSDDAQSVCAAIRSKIRDMADDATADAVRIQYGGSVKGGNAAELMGQPDIDGALVGGASLDPDEFARVIQFGS
- a CDS encoding ABC transporter substrate-binding protein, translating into MVERRCPSGRRAVPTPPSILPFCSPIQEDTYVNNTRRSTKLLAVAATSALVFAACGSDDGDDDAAPSGSDAPTEEPTEEPTEEPTEEPTEEPTEEPTEEPTEEPTEEPAEAGEGGTLIWAHEQEPGDLHLDDPENNLSITSWIRNPLIEGLWGVSGSTEFYPELLADDGELTENGDGTVTGKFALREGLMWSDGTPLTTADLEFTFGIREAADGEDEEGNPNYIYLLGDRSVDDAVDSITADSETEFTIEFNSFNAGYKRFLEEVYPAHVFSEDPAEAAEQLNTALRDWTHDGEVLPSSGPMIFDSWNKGVQMNLVRNDNYHGSNSPDASNTGVASVAGVQINFVTDTDAQINALQAGEAQIVMTQPQLAFESLASSDEFTVASSAGPVFEHWGLNLNNAHLAKPEVREALAFAMDKTEVMAGLYTPLFGDTLPAEGLGNTYWLSNQSTYENHAGDAGYGAGDIESAQAALEAAGYSQNGDGIYEHPEDGVLSLRVGTTGGNRLREIQEELIQAQMKDAGIEIVIDNVEGGAYFSEVPFSADAIACATSGGAEGNCDIWDITQFAWVGGPWPGGQSASYRSGGENNPYGFANEAFDARSDECDATVDDTERAACYNELDRYVTTLEMDPENGLFMLPLTQKPSFYGYTSDLASAGVAPDAQLAGPLTNVVDFAFAS